The Gordonibacter urolithinfaciens genome contains a region encoding:
- a CDS encoding NUDIX hydrolase — MPSSVAPPASHAYNAPMALIDDIRAYEPFNEQEAVDRLAILRALADDPHVFDRSAPAHMACSIWTVDPDKQRTLMVYHNLYDSWSWIGGHADGERDLARVALRELEEETGVAGARLVPCGPGGIFSLEVLTVDGHEKRGRYVGSHLHLNVTYLAVASPEEPLRVKPDENSGVRWVDLDDVCAVSTEPWIADRIYRKLIEKLAGVAL; from the coding sequence ATGCCCAGCTCCGTTGCACCGCCCGCATCGCACGCGTACAATGCCCCCATGGCCCTCATCGACGACATACGCGCCTACGAGCCCTTCAACGAGCAGGAAGCCGTCGACCGGCTGGCCATCCTGCGCGCGCTCGCGGACGACCCGCACGTGTTCGACCGCTCGGCGCCGGCGCATATGGCCTGCTCGATTTGGACGGTCGACCCCGACAAGCAGCGCACGCTCATGGTGTACCACAACCTCTACGACTCGTGGAGCTGGATCGGCGGGCATGCGGACGGCGAGCGCGACCTGGCACGCGTGGCCCTCCGCGAGCTCGAGGAGGAGACAGGCGTGGCCGGCGCTCGGCTCGTGCCGTGCGGACCGGGCGGCATCTTCTCGCTCGAGGTGCTCACCGTGGACGGCCACGAGAAGCGCGGGCGCTACGTGGGTTCGCACCTCCATTTGAACGTCACGTACCTGGCCGTGGCCTCGCCGGAGGAGCCGCTGCGCGTCAAGCCCGACGAGAACAGCGGTGTGCGGTGGGTCGATCTGGACGACGTCTGCGCCGTGTCCACCGAACCGTGGATCGCGGACCGCATCTACCGCAAGCTCATCGAGAAGCTGGCAGGCGTCGCGCTTTAA
- a CDS encoding DUF4332 domain-containing protein, whose amino-acid sequence MAADLDKLFGIDPDAVAKLKELGIATIEEFYDVAKYADSRAELSEKTGVDPFKLEEWSSTAGNFILMSNCEW is encoded by the coding sequence ATGGCTGCCGATCTCGACAAGCTTTTCGGAATCGACCCCGACGCCGTGGCAAAGCTCAAGGAGCTGGGCATAGCCACCATCGAGGAGTTCTACGACGTGGCCAAGTACGCGGACTCGCGTGCGGAGCTCTCGGAGAAGACCGGCGTCGACCCCTTCAAGCTGGAGGAATGGTCCTCGACCGCCGGCAACTTCATACTCATGTCGAACTGCGAATGGTAA
- a CDS encoding helix-turn-helix domain-containing protein, translated as MGVTQDNKYERLGKSIREQRLAQGLSQRKLAGMIGQPNSHTYITRVEQGKIKIGLEQLGRIADALGVEVRDLIDF; from the coding sequence ATGGGAGTGACACAGGACAACAAATACGAGCGACTTGGGAAGTCGATCCGCGAGCAGCGCTTGGCGCAGGGCCTCTCGCAGCGCAAGCTCGCGGGCATGATCGGACAGCCCAACTCCCACACCTACATCACCCGTGTCGAGCAGGGCAAGATCAAGATCGGGCTCGAGCAGCTGGGAAGGATCGCGGACGCGCTCGGCGTGGAGGTGCGCGACCTCATCGATTTCTGA
- a CDS encoding SH3 domain-containing protein, with the protein MKMMRTAKLMLGGLAAAVMLTTAVAVPCAFAEEGVTTMATTAPLNLREGANINSNIMDTMPQGTSVQVFGMTQDGWYDVEYNGVRGHCWYQYLDFEGTAEGTVHDGHVTDMYATAPLNVRAQPNTGTSIIGSLAEGQYVPVISKHDGWFKVSFNGQEAYCYGEYLGFGQTGADKCQAAAPEDISNSQMNKLTTTAPLNVRAEPGTDARILGSFAAGESVSTISVEGDWYKVKYGDQTGYCYGDYLE; encoded by the coding sequence ATGAAGATGATGAGAACCGCGAAGCTCATGCTCGGCGGCCTGGCCGCGGCGGTGATGCTGACGACGGCTGTGGCCGTGCCGTGCGCGTTCGCCGAGGAGGGCGTCACCACCATGGCCACTACGGCTCCGCTCAACCTGCGCGAGGGCGCCAACATCAACTCGAACATCATGGACACCATGCCCCAGGGCACGTCGGTGCAGGTGTTCGGCATGACGCAGGACGGCTGGTACGACGTTGAGTACAACGGTGTGCGCGGGCACTGCTGGTACCAGTACCTCGACTTCGAGGGTACGGCCGAGGGCACCGTACACGACGGGCACGTCACCGACATGTACGCCACGGCGCCGCTCAACGTGCGCGCGCAGCCCAACACGGGCACCTCGATCATCGGCTCGCTGGCCGAGGGCCAGTACGTGCCCGTGATCAGCAAGCACGACGGCTGGTTCAAGGTGAGCTTCAACGGCCAGGAGGCGTACTGCTACGGCGAGTACCTGGGCTTCGGCCAGACGGGCGCCGACAAGTGCCAGGCCGCCGCGCCCGAGGACATCTCGAACAGCCAGATGAACAAGCTCACCACGACGGCACCCCTGAACGTGCGCGCCGAGCCGGGCACCGACGCCCGCATCCTGGGCTCGTTCGCGGCTGGCGAGTCGGTGAGCACTATCTCGGTGGAGGGCGACTGGTACAAGGTGAAGTACGGCGACCAGACAGGCTACTGCTACGGCGACTACCTGGAGTGA
- a CDS encoding helix-turn-helix domain-containing protein, translated as MRTSSETQRRLGLRIKDLREERGLSQYACAPWLGVSRTYLADVECGRRNVSLATLDSIARGLDVSLEELLRGV; from the coding sequence ATGCGCACATCATCCGAAACGCAGAGGAGGCTCGGCCTCAGGATCAAGGACCTACGCGAGGAGCGGGGCCTGTCGCAGTACGCCTGCGCCCCCTGGCTCGGGGTGTCGCGGACCTATCTGGCCGACGTCGAATGCGGCAGGCGCAACGTGAGCCTGGCCACGCTCGATTCGATCGCCCGCGGGTTGGATGTCTCCCTGGAAGAGCTTCTGAGGGGCGTCTAG
- a CDS encoding GNAT family N-acetyltransferase, whose amino-acid sequence MKIAISSCLLGEPCRYDGRSCPSEAARLLQGLDGVELVPVCPEVLGGLPVPRSPSEIDAAERVLRVTSAEGADVTAAFMAGAQAALEAVGEGGCKLAVLKAKSPSCGCGLVYDGTFSGALVPGYGAAARLLRTEGVRVVDEEQLAAVLASSAARHPDALPALFAETSAACPVLETERLVLRAIGPEDAEDVFAYCSDPDVGADAGWPVHRTLDDSRAFIEAVACEPHVFGVFEKLSAADGADGSDGAVSEPCTGPCIGSVGLIPDPQRRNVDALMLGYSLAKPAWGRGYMTEASREVIRYGFEELALGLISCTHYLFNDRSRRVIEKCGFEREGIIHAAEPAPDGTMQDLETYYLTRVSWEEASRESAPLCANPKLWQSTQEVRAE is encoded by the coding sequence TTGAAGATTGCCATCAGTTCCTGCCTGCTGGGAGAGCCCTGCCGCTACGACGGGAGGTCGTGCCCGTCCGAGGCCGCCCGGCTCCTGCAGGGCTTGGACGGCGTCGAGCTCGTGCCCGTGTGCCCGGAGGTCTTGGGCGGTCTGCCGGTGCCGCGGTCGCCGAGCGAGATCGATGCCGCCGAGCGTGTTCTGCGCGTGACGAGCGCGGAGGGCGCGGACGTCACGGCCGCTTTCATGGCCGGCGCGCAGGCGGCGCTCGAGGCCGTGGGGGAGGGCGGCTGCAAGCTGGCCGTGCTGAAGGCGAAGAGCCCGTCGTGCGGATGCGGCCTGGTGTACGACGGCACGTTCTCCGGCGCGCTCGTTCCCGGCTACGGCGCCGCGGCGCGCCTGCTGCGGACGGAGGGCGTGCGCGTGGTCGACGAGGAGCAGCTGGCGGCCGTGCTCGCCTCCTCTGCCGCGCGGCATCCCGATGCCCTTCCAGCCCTGTTCGCCGAGACGTCTGCCGCCTGCCCCGTGCTCGAGACTGAGCGGCTCGTGCTGCGCGCCATCGGGCCGGAGGATGCCGAGGACGTGTTCGCCTACTGCTCCGATCCCGATGTGGGCGCCGACGCCGGCTGGCCCGTGCACCGCACGCTCGATGACTCGCGCGCGTTCATCGAGGCCGTGGCCTGCGAGCCGCACGTGTTCGGCGTGTTCGAGAAGCTTTCCGCTGCCGACGGGGCTGACGGTTCCGACGGCGCCGTATCGGAACCGTGCACGGGTCCCTGCATCGGCTCGGTCGGGCTCATCCCTGACCCGCAGCGGCGCAACGTCGATGCCCTCATGTTGGGGTACTCCCTGGCGAAGCCCGCCTGGGGCCGGGGCTACATGACGGAGGCGTCGCGCGAGGTTATCCGCTACGGTTTCGAGGAGCTGGCCCTCGGCCTGATCTCCTGCACGCATTACCTGTTCAACGATCGCTCTCGACGCGTTATCGAGAAGTGCGGCTTCGAACGCGAGGGCATCATCCACGCCGCCGAGCCCGCCCCCGACGGCACCATGCAGGACCTGGAGACGTACTATCTGACGCGCGTGTCATGGGAGGAGGCCTCGCGCGAGAGCGCGCCGCTCTGCGCGAACCCGAAGCTCTGGCAGTCCACTCAAGAGGTTCGCGCAGAATGA
- a CDS encoding helix-turn-helix domain-containing protein, with translation MAVISKLGRMMEERGTGTIELAARVGITPVNLSRIKTGRVRSIRFSTLNALCRELECEPGDILGYSPDEKPG, from the coding sequence ATGGCCGTCATCTCCAAACTCGGCCGCATGATGGAAGAGCGCGGCACAGGCACCATCGAGCTCGCGGCGAGGGTCGGGATCACCCCGGTCAACCTCTCCCGCATCAAGACGGGCAGGGTGAGGTCGATCCGGTTCTCGACGCTGAACGCGCTCTGCCGAGAACTCGAATGCGAGCCAGGGGACATCTTGGGATACTCTCCCGACGAGAAACCGGGTTGA
- a CDS encoding TetR family transcriptional regulator has protein sequence MSPKRPDAKLRLAEAFVRLVETMPAERITVNMIAEQAGKHRKTFYYHFGDKEQLVVWLFRYDLACGLLDKFPEDLLVWETGSPESTLAAFPFYARKIEDSGRIYNAPFFAALSYSLERRRTYYRRMFSTRGPGTLDFYLHQLFFPVIREDILFLIDRRVEEQAPLVRQAVRERLTGNAGVDFLAEFYTGAFLSRFVERLNYTSARRTARDILPFENVVHDSLAALIRQEVEKAASEIGGMPGEIAKPQAEGGFPCASPA, from the coding sequence ATGAGCCCGAAGCGCCCTGATGCGAAGCTCCGCCTGGCCGAGGCGTTCGTGCGCCTCGTGGAAACCATGCCCGCCGAGCGCATAACCGTCAACATGATCGCCGAGCAGGCAGGCAAGCACCGCAAGACGTTCTACTACCATTTCGGCGACAAGGAGCAGCTTGTCGTGTGGCTCTTCCGCTATGACCTGGCGTGCGGCCTGCTGGACAAGTTCCCCGAGGACCTGCTGGTGTGGGAGACAGGCAGCCCTGAAAGCACGCTCGCTGCGTTCCCGTTCTACGCGCGCAAGATCGAGGACTCGGGACGCATCTACAACGCCCCCTTCTTCGCCGCGCTCTCCTACTCGCTGGAGCGTCGGCGGACGTACTACCGCCGCATGTTCTCCACGCGCGGCCCGGGTACGCTCGACTTCTACCTGCACCAGCTGTTCTTCCCCGTCATCAGGGAGGACATCCTGTTCCTGATCGACCGCAGGGTGGAGGAGCAGGCCCCGCTTGTCCGGCAGGCCGTGCGCGAGCGCCTGACCGGCAACGCGGGCGTCGACTTCCTGGCCGAGTTTTACACCGGCGCGTTCCTGTCGCGCTTCGTGGAGCGTTTGAACTACACGTCGGCGCGACGCACGGCGCGCGACATCCTCCCCTTCGAGAACGTGGTGCATGACTCCCTGGCCGCGCTCATACGGCAGGAGGTCGAGAAGGCCGCGAGCGAGATCGGTGGCATGCCGGGGGAGATAGCGAAACCGCAAGCGGAAGGAGGCTTCCCATGTGCATCCCCTGCGTGA
- a CDS encoding zinc-ribbon domain-containing protein: protein MCIPCVMCGACMADGSGERIDDGRCPECGEPVPDNAVSCPKCFTFLYRPSDMMASTIKKYGANETHATAGSDEPGKPGKTGEPAG, encoded by the coding sequence ATGTGCATCCCCTGCGTGATGTGCGGCGCATGCATGGCCGACGGAAGCGGCGAGCGCATCGACGACGGCCGCTGCCCCGAATGCGGCGAGCCGGTGCCCGACAACGCCGTGAGCTGCCCGAAGTGCTTCACGTTCCTGTATCGCCCTTCTGACATGATGGCGAGCACGATAAAGAAGTATGGGGCGAACGAGACGCACGCAACAGCGGGATCGGACGAGCCGGGGAAGCCGGGCAAGACAGGCGAGCCTGCCGGGTAG